One segment of Terriglobia bacterium DNA contains the following:
- a CDS encoding SDR family oxidoreductase, with protein MEENPEVVVITGASAGVGRATAREFAKYGCSIGLVARGLAGLEAARAEIESLGGRALIFPADVADPAQVEAAALAVESELGPIDIWINNAMVSVFSRFDEMDAAEFKRVTEVTYLGVVYGTQTALKRMIPRNRGTIVQVGSALAYRSIPLQSAYCGAKHAIRGFTDSIRSELLHDRIGIHLTMVQLPAMNTPQFDWVKSRLPGKPQPVPPIFQPEVAARGVYWAAHHRRREVNIGFPTVQAILANKLFPGYLDRYLARHGFEAQQTAEPADPASRDNLWQPLPTDFGAHGRFDSRAHPRSLQSWITTHRAWLGSGAAIAAGVTALAYAMKRWNLKQWSLDLGRTVLRRRSRLPAQVIPFASSKRGTP; from the coding sequence ATGGAAGAAAATCCGGAAGTTGTCGTCATTACAGGCGCCTCGGCCGGCGTGGGGCGGGCAACGGCGCGGGAATTCGCGAAATACGGGTGCTCGATCGGCCTGGTCGCCCGCGGTCTGGCGGGGCTCGAAGCCGCGCGGGCCGAAATCGAATCGCTGGGAGGGCGCGCCCTGATTTTCCCGGCCGATGTTGCCGATCCCGCGCAAGTCGAGGCGGCAGCCCTTGCGGTGGAATCGGAGCTGGGACCTATCGACATCTGGATCAATAACGCAATGGTTTCTGTTTTCTCGCGATTCGACGAAATGGATGCTGCGGAATTCAAGCGGGTAACCGAAGTGACGTATCTCGGCGTTGTATACGGAACCCAGACAGCGCTGAAACGAATGATCCCGCGAAATCGTGGAACCATCGTTCAGGTAGGCTCGGCACTCGCCTATCGCAGCATTCCTTTGCAGTCCGCATATTGCGGCGCAAAACATGCGATTCGCGGATTTACGGATTCCATCCGCTCCGAATTACTGCACGATCGCATCGGAATCCATCTCACGATGGTTCAATTACCGGCAATGAATACACCGCAGTTCGACTGGGTGAAGAGCCGGCTGCCGGGGAAACCGCAGCCGGTGCCGCCGATTTTTCAGCCGGAAGTTGCGGCCAGGGGAGTCTATTGGGCAGCCCATCATCGGCGCCGCGAAGTGAACATCGGGTTCCCGACGGTGCAAGCGATCCTTGCGAACAAGCTTTTTCCCGGTTACCTCGATCGTTACCTCGCCCGCCATGGATTCGAAGCTCAGCAGACGGCGGAGCCGGCCGACCCGGCCAGCCGGGACAACCTGTGGCAACCGCTGCCAACCGATTTCGGAGCTCACGGCCGTTTCGACAGCCGCGCTCATCCACGAAGTCTGCAGTCCTGGATCACGACGCACCGAGCATGGCTCGGCTCAGGCGCTGCGATCGCAGCGGGCGTTACGGCCCTCGCATACGCCATGAAGCGGTGGAATTTGAAGCAGTGGTCGTTGGATCTGGGCCGGACGGTCTTGCGGCGGCGATCGCGGTTGCCCGCGCAGGTCATTCCGTTTGCGTCCTCGAAGCGCGGGACACCATAG